CCCATTACATCAGAGAGTCAGCTAATGCTACCCAGCACCAAAGGAGCCTTGTTCGACCACTTTGGCTATAACAGCCAATCTTATGTTGGATTGGGTAACCTCCCTTCATCCTTCggtgcctccaggtactaaccaactTTCTGTATCCACGTTGCCACTACCCACATTCATTCAACCAATGCAGATAAAGTTTGACCAATAATAAAACCAGGCCTCATTAATATTAACCAACTGAAGTTCCACATGTGCAGGTAGGAGCAGCAAGACATGATGCTTTGATATCAATACAAAGGAAAGACAATTGTGCTTTTGGGAAATGGAATGCTCAATGGATGGTTACCATGATTTCGTTCCATTTGCTTTTGCAATTGTTTCAGGAGAGAATAGGGAAACAATTGTTTCCCCTTGGAGAAAGCAGAAAGCAAGGAACATTTTTTTGGTGATTCCTCTTGCACAATGAATGTTGCCCATGCAGAAATCTTCTATGGGGTTCAAGTCTTTGTTTTCAATAGACTGAATACATATCTTGGTCAGTCCAATATACTAtccttttgtattttaattttaaaagaaacctttttttaaaaaaaaaacagcacttgtAGTTTATCCTGAGATGGAGGTAAGCATTATAACATGAGAACTACTGCAAAACAAAGATCTGTTAAATGCACAACTTAATACGATGATGCAGGGCGCAAAGGCACTCACTATTTGGTACCAGAAGATATCACAGAAATTACAGACTAGTTACCCTAAAGTCTGTTCCAAGTAAATTAGTGGAAACAGTTAATTCAAGATAGAATTACTAAGTACATAAAGGAACAAGCAATACTGAGAATGAACCCTCATGGCTTCTGTAAGTAGTTCTATGTCACCAGCAGTTTGGTGTTCTTTGGGAGAGAATGTGGGCATGGATCCTTAGTAGTCATTATCTTCATGGGCTTCCAAAAAGCGTTTGAAAAATTCTGTGATGAAAGGCTCCTGAATGAAAGGCATTATAAACCAGTTAAATGACAGGAAATTGGAGTATGTGAACAGTTCACACAATTAGCTCCCAAAAGGACCAATAAGGTTATGGGACCAACATGAGCAAAAGACATGTAGAACAGAGGCTACAGTAAATAGAGTACTGGATGGGACTGAGTAAAAAAGTTGGCTTGATGAATCCATAGATTCTCTCTGTCCCACAATATTGTGTGGCAGATCTTATGTTCAAATTTTGTTTGATTCAACGCCCTTGGATTCTCATTGCAGGTCAGTGCCAAAGAACTACCAGCAGAACCTGGCCTTGGCATTTGCAGTAAAAGAGATCAATGAGAATCCCAATCTTTTACCTAACACCACATTGGGTTTCCACATCCTCAACAGCTACTATGTTCCAAGGATGGCCTACAAAGCCACCCTGAGCTTGCTTTCCACTCAGTGGAAGTTTGTACCCAATTTTAAGTGTGATACAAAAAACAAACTCATCACAATCATTGGAGGACTTACCGCTGACATTTCAGTGAACATAGCCACTGCCATTTCCATCTACAAGATGCCACAGGTAGGAAATTCCTCAAGGAATATGGAAATTCTACACCTTTAACAAAGAATTGCACATTCTGTTATAATCCTTTAAAAATTACCAACGCATTTCTTTCAGCTCACATATGGAATATTTTCCCTGGAGCATGGTAACAAAAGGCTACTCCCTTATCTGTATCAGATGGTcccaaatgaagcttctcaataTATGGGAGTTGTTCGCTTGCTTCAGCATTTTAGGTGGACGTGGATTGGACTTTTAGCTATGGATGATGACAATGGGGATAGATTTTTGGAAACCATGGTACCATTGCTTACTGAGAATGGCATCTGTTTTGCCTTCACGATAAGGTTCCCCAAAATAACTTATCTGCAGGAGGCAATAGACTTGCTTTTGGAGCAAGGGGATGCTTTCACTGTTCACAACAGGACAAAAGCTAATGTATATTTTGTGTATGCCATACCAGCATTTGTATTTTCTTTGAGAATGTTGATATTTCTAGCACCTTTTGTTTCACTGCCACCTATTCATAAAGTGTGGATTCTTACATGCCAATGGGATTTTGCATCCTTTTCCTTTGAAAAGAATTGGGATATCGAAAGTTTCCATGGGGCCCTATCCTTCACTGTTCACTCCAATCAGCCACCTGGATTCCAAGAATTCCTTCAGGACATCAGTCCTACCTGGACAAAAGGAGACGGGTTCATACAGAACTTCTGGGAGCAGGCATTCACTTGTTCGCTGAAAAATTCACATGTTCTGGGGGACAGCAAAAAACCCTGCACTGGCAATGAAAAGTTGGAGAGCATCCCAATGATTTTGTTTGAAATGAGCATGATGGGCCACAGTTACAATGTCTACAATGCTGTTCAAGCTGTGGCACATGCTTTACATAGCATTCACAACTCCAGATCCAAGTATAGAAGACTGGCAGTAGGAGGGAATGTGCAATCATGGCAGGTAATTACTCCTTCATGACACACAACTATTAGTAATTTTGACTGTCCCAAGAAGATGATTATTGACATTTCAGTATCCTTTAAAGCATTCCTCTGAAACTGTGTTTGCTCAGTTTATTCCCTGGTCCTGtcaattttaaaactgtttttaaccttgctgtgttttctttctttttttttctttaaaaaaaaaaaccatcacaGCATCAATTTACAAATAACTAGTAGGCAATTGTCATCTGTTTAGTTTTATGCATACTATTGGAGTATCTAAATAATTCTTAAAATATGAAAGAAAATGAATCccagaaaatgaaatggagaatcTTGTGGAAGAATGCTGTGTATTCTTTCATTGTTATATTTATTACTGCCTGGGCAGTTGTTTTTGTCATACTGTTATGGCCTTTGGTCTGACGCAGTAAATTTTACCTACCTACCTAAACTGTAGTCACTCATTGTTGCACATGTTGTACGAAAGATAATAATTTCTTCTCAAGATGCATACTTGCTCCTACATCTGTAACAACATTGAACAAATAATGAAGTCCATGCTACACATAATCAACAAACGTCAAAGTATAAGAGAAGTCATATAGGACTTCTTAAGCATGCAGATAGCAAAGGTTACAGTGCAAACCTGAGCAAAGTAACTTCCTTTGAAGCACATTGAATTCAATGGACCTTGAAGGTTGTCACTTTATAGTGCTAATCAACAactccttctttccccccctgtCAACTAGATCCATCATTTTCTGAGGAGCATCGTGTTCAACAACAGTGCTGGAGACACTCTGTCTTTTCAGGAAAATGGAGAAATGAAAACGGGATTTGATGTGATAAACTGGGTAACGTTCAACAATGGCTCATTTGCTAGAGTACGAGTGGGAAGATTGGATCCTTGGGCTCCTGTAGGGAAAGAGTTAACCCTTCGAGATGATCACATTGTGTGGCATAAAACCTTTACGCAGGTGAGACATAGAAGCAGAGGctgaactctgtaaaagaatGAGCACGGGCAtctattttgtgtatttttttggagatagagtccccaagttttggagatagagttcccaagTTTGCAGTGAGGCTGCAAGGGGCTCACCTTCGATGGTcagcaaagtttggtgaactttggggcaggaggtccaattttatggacctgcAAATTTTATGGACCTTGCCaccatcccccaggcatttgcaagccgaacTGTAGATCAGGTTCAAATGTTCTGTGTTGCTGAGCACTGGCCTAAAGAAGCAatgccaggctggtgcctcaaagtctggggtctgccttcatttctgggttgctttgcatgatgtccatgcaaatgagcttccaaacagaggaaaaaggcttaaatgcaggagaaataaggcatggaaaacattccttttggtggcaaatgacatcctgtgagcagtcctttattgtggtcatgaaaaatctgattcaaagagatggtcaccgtgcagagaaacaaagcctctactcggggcaaccttcagtatGACATTGTTCTGAAAAAGCTGAGTATGAAAGATAAGAGGTCTCATCAATATATATTATCCATacaaatttcaaaatttctttATTATCATGTTCCTTTAATTTAATCAGTATCGATTAGAATGAATGTCTCCTTTAACATAATATTTTTTGAAATTAAAGCCTGCCTTCTTGTTTCGTGAGCAGCTTTTGCCTTAGGTTTCACCAGAAGTGTATTGGTCAGGGGGCATAAAAATACCTTTGGAGGCAGGGTCATCAGGTGCCTATCATAGCAAATGCCTTTCTCATTGAACAGTTCCTGGTGCCGGGATTCATTCATTCTGTGTTTCTTTCTGTCTGTGTTTGATTTTCATAATACGATAGTTGTCATCTATCTATCAATTAGTCTGATTTGGCTTAAGATGGTCAGCATCATTCTCCTTTCTGACACTAATCTGGAAAGAGAATGTCAGGGTCCTGTTTCATTTAAGGAGAGCTCTGTGGTGGCATCTTTCTAGCCTTACATTCCCAATGTATATTTTCTCTGTACTCATCTCCCTTTTTGGTTGCTGGACAGGGCTGGCCTGTTTCAGTGTGCAATGAAAACTGCTATCCGGGCTTCaacaggaaaaagaaggaaggacagaaatttTGCTGTTATGATTGTGATCCATGTTCAGAAGGAATGATCTCTGAGCAGATGGGTAAGAACATCATCCTGAGACTTTCCCCATTAACTGAAATGGGAGTCACTCCTCAAAACTCATGTTTTCCATAGAATCTGTGACATTTCACAGCCACCCTCCCTCATTAATATCCTTCTTCCCATATTGTTGAcaagaaggagggaaaggaaggaggaatggctgctttctgaaagctAACCTTTGATCCCATGACCAGTGGAAGCTTTGAATTAGGTTAGCCTTGGCTGACAAGAAGCCACTGCTTTGCAGGAGGACGGTTGAATACGGAACTTCATTCAGAGCAGCCACAATAACACAGAAGGTGCTTTTATTACTTGGAAGTATCTATATACAACTCCTCCCCTTTGTCACTACAATCCTCCTCAAAACTCATGTTTTCCATAGAATCTGTGACATTTCACAGCCACTGTAATAAAACAATGATAATAGCTGTTACAAAACTTTGAACTCTCCATAGACTTGGGATAAAGGCTTGGAATATTTtgataattgatactcttttttTGCAGACATGGATGATTGCATCAGCTGTCCACAGGATCAGTATTCCAACAAACACCAAAATCAATGCATTCGCAAGGACATAAGCTTCCTCTCATTCAAAGAACCTTTAGGGATTATCTTGACATGGTTGGCTATTGCTTTTTCCCTAATCACATCTATAGTACTCGGAATCTTCTGGAAGCACCGGGACACCCCCatcgtcaaagccaacaaccgaagCCTCACTTacattctcctcctctccctcctgctttgcttcctctgctccttgctcttcATTGGACAACCTAGGAGAGTGACCTGCCTTCTCCGGCAAACAATGTTCGGTGTTGTTTTCTCTGTGGCTCTTTCTAGTGTATTGGCTAAAACCATTACCGTGGTTCTGGCCTTCATTGCTACCAAACCAGGTTCTAGGttgaggaaatgggtggggaaaagactaGCCAATTCCATTGTTCTTTTGTGCGTCTTTATTCAAGTAGGACTTTGCAGTCTTTGGTTAAGTGCATCTCCTCCATTTCAAGATACCGATATACACTCACTGACTGGGAAAATCATACTGGAATGCAATGAGGGCTCAGTGGCCATGTTCTACTCTGTTTTGGGCTACATGGGATTTTTGGCCATGGTCAGCTTCACggtggctttcctagccaggaagttacctgacagtttcaatgaagccaagttcatcactttcagcatgttggtcttttgtAGTGTTTGGGTGTCTTTTGTTCCAACCTACATGAGTACAAAGGGGAAATATATGGTGGCTGTAGAAATATTCTCCATTTTGGCTTCCAGTGCTGGCTTACTGGggtgcattttttccccaaaatgctACATCATTGTGCTGAGGCCTGGGCTGAATAACAGAGAACACATGATAAGGATGAAAATTTGAAAGAGCATTTAAATTGTATTAGTAATTTATTTTCCTGAGTACTTCTTTGAAACACCAAAATGCAACTATTATACACAGACTCCTAATAAAGACAGCAATATAGGGGGGTCAATAAAAAGCCGCTGCCTTCTGTACAGCAAAATGATCTGCAATGGGtattaaaacttttaaactttCAATAAGACTTAGTGCCACTATTAACACATGGTGGATGGGAGCCTTCTGTTTTTCTTCCTAGATGGGCAGCACTGCCCTACCTCAGAGTCCATAAACAGTAAAACTCCTCTTGGCTGACATTTACAGCTGTATGAAGGAGACATGTCATTCCTCTTCCTCCTACCCACAAAACCAGCCGCTTTGCTCTTCCcagaatgatatatatatatatctctctctctctctctctctctctctctctctctctctctctctctctctctctctctctctctctctctctctctctctctctctctctctctctctctacatatAGATCTATGTGGAGTTTCTGTGTTTGATATTTCTTCTCTTTTGCTATGTGGGTGTTACCCACCTTGGGCTTATATGTTATGGTCTCCTATGAGGGCCCAAAGCTACTCTGGGAAACCCCACAAGGTGTTTAGGACTGGAGCTAGTATGCAAAAGATGGAACAGTGCTGTATAGCCAGGGActaaaaggggtctcctggcatccatcttggttgtgccAAGGAGGCAGAAAGCTGACTGGCTGAATCCAGGAATGTTGTACCATACTCTCCCCTGAAAGGTACGTTGCTGCTTTtccatgaagacaaaagaagacaAGGACAAGTCTTTAGCATTTCTATAGTTATCCTGCAGTAGATTGCATACATCCTGCCAGTTCTCATCAACTCTGTTCAGATGTACCCCTAATCCTATCCGGTAGCCAGCCCAGCCCTCTGACTCACTTCTTCCAGACCTCACCTTAATTTCCAATTCTATAACTCAATGCTTAGATTCTTAAATCTCAAGTTCCTAGACATCATTTCTGATGACCTTATTCACTGCACCCTCTTAATCCAATatcgagcaatcaagcctttgtcactggcaatgaccagccatttcaagacattgccagtcatatccgccagctacatttaggggtataaGTATAGCCCCATTGGCCATAGTAAAACTTCAACCACTTTCCTGGATCCAAATGATACTTGCATGTATCATTTTCCTTGCCAGTAGTGCTGGTTGCTTCTTGCTTTCTTGCAGCTGACTCTATCTGGGACCTtgctcttcaggaaggtaactataaaccCCCAGACCCTTTTATCCTTGTGACTACCCCctcaaacctttgctttcttagttcctcatgtgttgggaattttgtgtgtgtgcaacaaatttgattacttttaataaaatccttaaaaatcATAAAATGTTTCATTACTGGGACTCTTTTCATTGGTTTGCTCATCTAATGCATAAATTGGTtcaaagatccccacgccagcctcttgcaaagttcTGTCTTATCTCCAGCTAATTTCTCCCAATAAAAAGAGATCCCTGTGCTTGACATAACAGATTAGAATTTTGAATAAATGCATTTGAATTGGCTATTTCTGACAGCCTTAAGTGGTTTATTGGTCCATTAGCACCAGGCCCAGTTAACCCTGATGTTGATCGCTTTTATCATCTAATAatcagtgcaatccaaagggggAGTAGTTTAGCTTTATCTTTCATGACCTGGTTGTAAACTTTTATGATTTCTCATAGATGAGAAAAGCAGATATCTTTTTCTGTGCACTTATCAGGCACGTGGGAGGAAAGGAAGAATTGGCTCAGGGTCCCAGAAGGATGCAGGTTTGTttgagggggaaagaaagtccTACAGATTTCATGATCTCCTTATTGAAACCCATGGGAAagtgatttgtttatttacaaactATTTACtaaagcatctctctctctctctctctctctctctctctctctctctctctctctctctctctctctctctctctctctctgtatatatatatatatgtgtgtgtgtgtgtgtgtgtgtgtgtgtgtgtgtgtgtgcatttgagAGAAAGTTTCCAGATCTCATGATGCCCTTAGTTAAGTCAATGGGAGATTAATGGAACAAAACAagatgaaactttagaatgagtaAAAGTGGCCTGATCGAATCAGAGCTCAAATTAGCACCTCTTAAAAAGATGCAGAGGCATCTCACAGGTCACTAATATCACTCTTCCAGTGCCAAGAATGCTCAGAGATATGTCTGAAAATGACCAGCTTACAGTaacctccatgtggtagctgTCTGGGAACACCTACCAAGCCAAAGAACACCCACCCTCTCCTATTGTTTACTGAACAATCAGACAAACAGACTGAGCAGCCAACAAAAGAAAATGTTCTCGGTAATCATCACATGTTAAGCTCCAATAGCCTATGAACTCTTTTCATGCTTTTTAGATAATCTCTGAAAGGGGTGcaaaaattatttcttttttaaaatctgctctgTGCAGTATCTCTGAACACAACAAAAACATGATTGTCCCAATATAATAAATTCTAACTGGATTTCATCAAGTTTGATATAATCATTACCTAATGTTGACCTACATCCATAGAAAAATGAtgcttttctgcatgcaaaagacTTGAAATCCAACATTTGTCAGTCTTGTTTTGAGTGCAACACCATGGGTCACAATTTTGATGTTGGCAATCCAAGGTGATGTACATTGAATTGGTAACCACCATTGACCTCAAGTGCGGTGTGTGACCTCATCACAGCTGCCTGTCAAGATTGTTCCCAagtgtaacattaaaaaaaaactaagcaAAACAAGCAACGTTTGTTACAGTGTCTTCATGTGCTTGTTTAATTGAATAGTCCAAGTGTTAAATTGCCACCAAAGCCTCCAGCCACTGCAACCACCACCTAACTAATAGGTAGTCTCAAAATTATTGGTTTGCAGCTACCGAATAGAGTGGCAGTGAACAAAACAAGTTACTGTATCTGAAAGATGCTATAAAATCTTCCAACTCTGAAAGGCATTGGATGTAGGGAAAGGCTGGTTTCTGCTCATCTGCTGTTTCATAATTCCCACTTTACTTTTTAATTAAAGTATATTCCCTTTCATTTATTCTCTCATACATTTTAACAACAATTTGCTTGCATTGAAAGAtcccttctttttcctccttatCCTTTAAGTtccaggtaattaaaaaaaaagactattAGCTGAATGACTattgactgtaaaaaaaaacacctagtgCTAGACATAGAAAGGGTAATCTGATTGTGGTAGGAAAAAGTTTGTCATCAGGACAATGCTGATACTGCTGTTGCTTCTCATTCTGCTGCCTCATAATGTTTGCAAGAAACATTCTAGTAATTGCACTGCAGATGATGATCCTCTGCCTATCCCTCATGAATTCTACCAACCGGGGGACCTTATCATTGGTGGGATTGTCTCTCAAGTCTTCAACTTCCACAACACTCCCAGTTTCACACTGCAACCTGCACAGATGTTGTTTAATGAACCCATGTAAGGAATTCTTTAAAACTCCTTTCATTATGTTTTAATAGAGAGAGTGCTATGACTATACATGTCactttagaacactggttcccaaccagggacccccaggggtccgctagaactaaattaaggtccgcgaaacaaagttataaacccataataaattaatattttcaattaaaagttctctaatataaaaatatatattcaaatattattctaagtttaatgtttaactaacagttatgattagtttattttcaaattctcacaatttttattttgaaccttggggtccctgcaccgaacaaaaaagtcctagtggtccctggtcaaaaaaaggttgggaaccactgctttagaaggTACAAGATATTTCTTCCCTGAGGTGTTTACAGTCTAAATGTTGAAATAATAGAATAAACAAAATGAGGGAAGGGTATTGAGGTGGGGATAAGCAGAGGTTACACTGCTATTCCATATGCTTAGACTTAATTTTAATAAGGGAAGGGAACACAGCTTTGTGCCACATTGTTCATGGAAAAGGTGTGAGTTGAAGAGAAATTTCAGAGAAATTGGAAATAACGGAAACAACAAAAACTGAAAGATATGGTGGTAGGGATAAAAAGGGGAGGAATCTCATTGCATTCCAGTACCATAAACATAGACTTAGGGGTGTATGAATAAGGGAACCAAAAGTCATGCCAAATTTTTTATGGAACAGTGATATTTTCTGGATGAACTTGAAGAAACCTTGAGGTGGCTCCATGCTTGTATACTGGTATTAAAGTCAAAGGAAAAGAGGCAGTAGGTGTGAAAGAGTGGAAGAGAGGAAATCTTTGAAAGAAAGTTTGGACTCAGATACTGAGAATGAACCCTCGCAGCTTCTGTAAGGAGAAGTTCTATATAACCAGCTGTTTGGTGTTCTTTGAAAGAGAATGTGAGCATGGATCCTctataaacattatcttcttgggcttccaaaaggcttttgaaaaaTTCTGTGATTTAATGCTCTTGAATGAATGGAATTATAAACCAGTCAAATGACAGGAAATTGGAGTTACATGAATAGTTCTCACAATTAGCTCTCACAAGGATCAGTAAGGCTATGGGACCAACATGAGCAAAAGATATGAGGAACAGGGGCTATAGTAATGGAAGAACTGGATGGGACTGAGTTAAAAAGTTGGCTAATTGAATCTAtaaaagtggatagagagaacttttttATTCTGTCCCACAATATTCACACACAATGGTAACCAGTGATGTTCACGGTCAGCTGATtgaggacggacaaaaggaattatttcttcactcAAACATTAATTAACTTGTGGAAGTAAAATTCCAAGGATGTCATTAAGCTGCATCTTTAGTTGcctttaaaaggggatgagacaAAGACATGGAGGATAAGTCCATCAACTGTGATTCATCACAATGGCTAAATCAAACTCCATGTGATGGTAGTGTAAAACACTAGTGATGGTAGGTAAATACAGGGGGAGTTTGGGCATCTGTGCCATGTTCGTAGGTAGATCATTAGAGGAGTTTGTGTGGCAGATCTTATGTTCAAATTTTGTTTGAATCAATACTCATGGACATTCATTGCAGGTCAGTGTCAAAGAACTACCAGCATAACCTAGCTTTGGCATTTGCAGTCAAAGAGATCAATGACAATCCCAATCTCTTACCTAATGCCACGTTGGGTTTCCATATCCTCAACAGCTACTATGTTCCAAGGATGACCTACAAAGCCACCCTGAGCTTGCTTTCCACACAGCGGAGGTTTGTACCAAATTTTAAGTGCGATACAAAAAACAAACTCATCACAATCATTGGAGGACTTACTGCTGACATTTCAGTCAACATAGCCACTGTCATTTCCATCTACAAGATGCCACAGGTAGGAAATTCCTCGAGGAATATAAAAAttctttaacaaaaaaaatcacattctgTTGTAATCCTTTAAAAAATTACCAACACATTTCTTTCAGCTCACATATGGAATTTTTTCCCCAGAGCATGGTAACAAAATGCTATTCCCTTCTCTGTATCAGATGGTCCCAAATGAAGACTCTCAATATAGGGGAGTTGTTCGCTTACTTCAGCATTTTAGGTGGACGTGGATTGGGCTTATGGCTATGGATGATGATAACGGGGTCAGATTTTTGGAAACCATGGAACCATTGCTCACTGAAAATGGCATCTGTTTTGCCTTCACAATAAGATCCCCCAAAATAACTTATCTGCAGGAGGCAATAGACTTGCTTTTGGAGCAAGGAGATGCTTTCACTGTTCACAATAGGACAAAAGCtaatgtatattttgtatatgcaGAACCTGCATTTGTATTTGTTCTGAGAATGATGTTGTTTCTAGCACCTTTTGTGTCATTACCACCTTTGCATAAAGTGTGGATTTTTACATGCCAATGGGATTTTGCATCCTTTTCCTTTGAAAAGAACTGGGATATCGAAAGTTTCCATGGGGCCATATCCTTCACCGTTCACTCCAATCAGCCACCAGGATTCCAAGAATTCCTTCAGGACGTCAGTCCTACCTG
This genomic window from Euleptes europaea isolate rEulEur1 chromosome 18, rEulEur1.hap1, whole genome shotgun sequence contains:
- the LOC130490542 gene encoding vomeronasal type-2 receptor 26-like, with translation MMQGAKALTIWYQKISQKLQTSYPKVCSKSVPKNYQQNLALAFAVKEINENPNLLPNTTLGFHILNSYYVPRMAYKATLSLLSTQWKFVPNFKCDTKNKLITIIGGLTADISVNIATAISIYKMPQLTYGIFSLEHGNKRLLPYLYQMVPNEASQYMGVVRLLQHFRWTWIGLLAMDDDNGDRFLETMVPLLTENGICFAFTIRFPKITYLQEAIDLLLEQGDAFTVHNRTKANVYFVYAIPAFVFSLRMLIFLAPFVSLPPIHKVWILTCQWDFASFSFEKNWDIESFHGALSFTVHSNQPPGFQEFLQDISPTWTKGDGFIQNFWEQAFTCSLKNSHVLGDSKKPCTGNEKLESIPMILFEMSMMGHSYNVYNAVQAVAHALHSIHNSRSKYRRLAVGGNVQSWQIHHFLRSIVFNNSAGDTLSFQENGEMKTGFDVINWVTFNNGSFARVRVGRLDPWAPVGKELTLRDDHIVWHKTFTQGWPVSVCNENCYPGFNRKKKEGQKFCCYDCDPCSEGMISEQMDMDDCISCPQDQYSNKHQNQCIRKDISFLSFKEPLGIILTWLAIAFSLITSIVLGIFWKHRDTPIVKANNRSLTYILLLSLLLCFLCSLLFIGQPRRVTCLLRQTMFGVVFSVALSSVLAKTITVVLAFIATKPGSRLRKWVGKRLANSIVLLCVFIQVGLCSLWLSASPPFQDTDIHSLTGKIILECNEGSVAMFYSVLGYMGFLAMVSFTVAFLARKLPDSFNEAKFITFSMLVFCSVWVSFVPTYMSTKGKYMVAVEIFSILASSAGLLGCIFSPKCYIIVLRPGLNNREHMIRMKI